A window of Phragmites australis chromosome 15, lpPhrAust1.1, whole genome shotgun sequence genomic DNA:
TTTTATCTTGCCTGAAGCCAtttactatattttttaatcaataGTTTGTCTTAGGAATTTCTGTAACTACATGCAGGTACTGAAGCTATGTTTGCTGATCTTGGTCACTTTAGTGCCGCGTCTATCAGGGTATGCAGAATgagttgcaagttgcaaccGAACTTAATAACACTATATTTTTTGTATTGATATTGGCTTTTTTCCTGCTTGTAGTTAGCTTTTGTCGGTGTCATATATCCCTGTCTTGTGCTTCAATACATGGGGCAGGCTGCCTTTCTTTCCAGAAACATGTCAGATGTGGAAGATAGTTTTTATCAATCGGTTCCAGGTAAGCTTCAGAACTCCGAGCATATTTTGGAATCATTGCTTCACATGTTTCCAAGAATAGTCAAATTATACTGCATCATGTTTGCAGGACCCATCTTTTGGCCTGTGTTTGTCATAGCAACTCTTGCCGCGGTTGTGGGCAGCCAATCTATTATATCCGCAACCTTTTCTATCGTTAAGCAGTGTCTTGCTTTGGGGTGCTTTCCGCGAGTGAAGGTTGTGCATACATCAAGGTGGATCTACGGCCAGATTTATATACCAGAGATAAATTGGATTCTGATGGTTCTTTCTCTAGCTGTCACACTCGGCTTCCGTGACACGACAGTCATCGGAAATGCTTATGGTGAGTTTGACCACTTCACCACTGCAGAAACTGAAGAAATCATATAGAACAAATTACTTATGTATGATGTTCTGCCGTTCTGTAACCATGGTTCTCCATTGGCAGCATGTGCATATACTTCATTTCATTCAGAACCTCTATTTCTGGGCAATTTCCTCAGTTACTCTTTTGATACAAGTTTTCCTCAGTAGCACTTGTCTGCCTTTTCCTCATGATTTCCTCATGCTTGGTTCGCCCCATTACTAACTTTTGCTCCCTTCATCTGCATGATCTCAGGTCTCGCGTGCATCACTGTGATGTTTGTCACCACCTGGTTAATGTCACTGGTCATCATCTTCGTGTGGCAGAAGAACCTCCTGATTGCCCTGCTATTCCTCGTGTTGTTCGGGTCAATCGAAGCCATCTATTTCTCGGCGGCAGTAGTGAAGATACCTCAGGGAGGGTGGGTTCCGATCGCGCTCGCCCTCGTTATCATGTTCACCATGTACGTGTGGCACTACGGCACGCGGCGCAAGTACATGTTCGACTTCCAGAACAAGGTGTCCATGAAGTGGATCCTGAACCTCGGCCCGAGCCTCGGGATCATGCGCGTGCCCGGGATCGGCCTCATCTACACGGAGCTGGTCACTGGTGTGCCGGCCATCTTCTCGCACTTCGTGACCAACCTGCCGGCGTTCCACCAGGTCCTGGTCTTCGTCTGCGTCAAGTCCGTGCCGGTGCCGTACGTGCCCACGGACGAGCGGTACCTCATCGGCAGGATCGGCCCCAGGGAGTACCGCATGTACCGCTGCATCGTCAGGTACGGGTACAAGGACGTGCAGAAGGACGACGAGAACTTTGAGAACCACCTCGTGATGAGCATCGCCAAGTTCATCCAGATggaggccgaggaggccgcCTCGTCGGGGAGCTACGAGTCGTCGACGGAAGGGAGGATGGCGGTCGTGCACACCACGGACACGACGGGCACCGGGCTGCTGGTGAGGGACTCAATCGACGACGCAGGCACGTCCCTGTCCCTGACCCGGAGCAGCAAGTCGGAGACGCTCCGGAGCCTGCAGTCCATCTACGAGCAGGAGTCGGGGGGCGGCCTGAGCCGCCGGCGGAGGGTGCGGTTCCAGATCTCCGAGGAGGAGCGGGCCGACCCGCAGGTGCGGGACGAGCTGTCCGACCTCCTGGAGGCGAAGGAGGCCGGCGTGGCGTACATCATCGGCCACTCGTACGTGAAGGCGAGGAAGAACTCCAACTTCCTCAAGACGTTCGCCATCGACTACGCCTATTCGTTCCTCCGCAAGAACTGCAGGGGCCCGTCGGTGACGCTGCACATCCCCCACATCAGCCTCATCGAGGTCGGCATGATCTACTACGTGTAAACTCGCAATGGATCTTGTTCTGAACTCAGCCTTCTACTCAACATGTCGCAATAGTGTAGTTCTGTAGTTTTGCG
This region includes:
- the LOC133893294 gene encoding potassium transporter 7-like, translated to MDEEIGAAARQGQWKSSCKALSLLAFQSFGVVYGDLSTSPLYVYKSALSGRLDSYRDEATIFGLLSLIFWTLTLLPLLKYVLIVLSADDNGEGGTFALYSLLCRHAKFSLLPNQQAADEELSTYYQPGVGRAAASSPLKRFLDKHRKLRTCLLLFVLFGASTVIGDGVLTPAISVLSAVSGLQNPAPGGIPDGWVLFIACVVLVGLFSLQHRGTHRVAFMFAPIVVIWLLSIGAIGLYNIITWNPRICRALSPHYVVKFFKITGKDGWLSLGGVLLAMTGTEAMFADLGHFSAASIRLAFVGVIYPCLVLQYMGQAAFLSRNMSDVEDSFYQSVPGPIFWPVFVIATLAAVVGSQSIISATFSIVKQCLALGCFPRVKVVHTSRWIYGQIYIPEINWILMVLSLAVTLGFRDTTVIGNAYGLACITVMFVTTWLMSLVIIFVWQKNLLIALLFLVLFGSIEAIYFSAAVVKIPQGGWVPIALALVIMFTMYVWHYGTRRKYMFDFQNKVSMKWILNLGPSLGIMRVPGIGLIYTELVTGVPAIFSHFVTNLPAFHQVLVFVCVKSVPVPYVPTDERYLIGRIGPREYRMYRCIVRYGYKDVQKDDENFENHLVMSIAKFIQMEAEEAASSGSYESSTEGRMAVVHTTDTTGTGLLVRDSIDDAGTSLSLTRSSKSETLRSLQSIYEQESGGGLSRRRRVRFQISEEERADPQVRDELSDLLEAKEAGVAYIIGHSYVKARKNSNFLKTFAIDYAYSFLRKNCRGPSVTLHIPHISLIEVGMIYYV